The Ictalurus punctatus breed USDA103 chromosome 17, Coco_2.0, whole genome shotgun sequence sequence attattattttcccaATGTAGGAAAAGGGGGGCTTTAAATTTGACAACTAAAATAAAATGCCATGTCAGATtaacaggaagtgctgtttccacttccttttctgccatcatatcatatcatatcacatcacatcacatgacatgacatggtGAGGTCATCCTCAGGGAGATCttaaaatgtgattaatttGTCAATATTTAAGCAAACCATCTTAAAGGAAACCATTGAAGCACTTGTCTGAGATAAGTTAacattttgggggggggttttgggtcatttaaagaagttgatatattttgtttaatggtaaaatgtaattgttgccaaatggcaacaacatgcgataATGGTGTATGTGTGGTATATGTGCATTCATGAAgtgaaacaggcctacatagcAAACAAGACACCCGGCTTCTCTGATGGTGTATTTACAATTTTCCCCACATTCAAAGTAcgaaaaactttattttaaaaatgttatgtgTCAAGAGAAAGGATTAAAAAGATACTCAAATTTTTGTACGgattttgagtgagtaaatccatccacgTACGTTTTACAACTGTcattcctttctagaagatataacttttacacgtttactaggtggcaaaaaaaaaccctctgcttTCCACCACTGCACACTGTTACCATATGGCAACGATTTACCAACTACCACCCAATAAAATGTTTCAAGTGTTATAAATCTATAATCTGTTGattgtaaatgtaatcattcaTGCAGTAGAGTGTTAAATACTTCATTTATGTAGTTACTTgcttgtttacttatttatttattgttttttttttttttttttttttttacttgtttggggtacttttttgtttaatgaaGGTCTTAGCATACATTATTTTTGTTACTATTGTtacattgtttttgttgcttATGACATAACATGCCAAACCAAATACGCTAAATGattgtaaattaaattaatttatttgcttTACTTTGTCCTGAGGGCATACACTTTTGCACAtgattgtatgtatgtgtatatatgtatatacatttttgaCCCAGTTGTAAgttaacacacactgactttcTCTCTGACCCTCAGCTGTGGATAAGGACGAAGTAAAGAAGAGTGAGGCGAAAGAGGTCGAGGGAATTTTTGGATTTGGGAAGAAGGATAAAGACAAGGTGAGACCGACTGTTTCTTAAAGTTTTGTATAATGTGctgtaaaaataatattaatgttcataAGCTACCAAACCTTGGTGTTTTAGTTTTAAATATAGTAaagattaaatgaaataaaatcactaAATTTAATAAAGTATTCAAACACCAGTTGTACAGACTGATCTGAGAACACTCCTGGAAggtgtggcctaatattctaatgtGCATGACTGATTGACAGCCCTCAGTCCGAGACTCGTAACCAGTGATGCTGCACAAGCTGTGAGAATTAGCATTGTTTAAATCCCCAGTCTTGCATCCTTAGCTTACACATGCTAGGATATTTTCAGTTGCAAGGTTTGCCAGTGATGCCCCGACTGCGGTGAGGAAGTCCAAGCCCAAAACACGAGTCCTTAATGGGAGTGAGCAATAGCCAGTTTCCAGTCTGACTGTAAGTTGCCTTTACTAGGCAGTTCTTGTCCAGGCGTGTGTCTTTGTTTCCCTGCTGCTTTCCACACCTGCCTCACCAAAGAAAGCCTGCTACACCCAGGTATGCCATCTGCACATAGGTATGCCTGCCTCACTGAGGTATGCCTGCCTCACTGAGGTATGCCTGCCTCACGGAGGTATGCCTGCCTCACTGAGGTATGCCTGCCTCACCGAGGTATGCCTGCCTCACCATGGAATGCCTGCTACACCTAGGTATGCCAGCCACATAGGTATGGCTGTCTCATGATGGGATGCCTGTCTCATGATGGGATGCCTGCCTCACAAAGATATGCCTGCCTCTCTGAGGTATTTCCTGCCACACCCAGGTATTTCCTGCCACACCAGGGTGTGCCTGTCTCACCCAGGTATTTCTTGCCTCACAGGTTATGCCTGCCTTACCAAGGTATGCCTAGAACACCAGGTTATGCTTGCCTCAACAAGGTATGCCTTCCTCACCAGGGGGGTATGCCTTCCTCACCAGGGGGGTATGCCTTCCTCACCAGGTGGGTAGGCCTTCCTCACCAGGGGATGCCTACCCCATCGGGGGCATGACTTCCTCACCAGGGGGGTATGCCTACCCTATCAGGGTATGCCTGCTTTACTAAGTATGCCTGTGTCACCAGGATGTGCAGCTCAGCAGCACCTCCACTCTTTACCCTATCTCTCTGTCACGAATCAGCGGTATCTTGTGCGGCCTTTAAAGGCCATTGCTGGCTGGCAAGTCCTACTGGGACATGAGCCACCCTCTACCTTCCTCCCTTTGCAGACAACCTTGCCTTCCTCACCGGCCACTGTCGGGTAGATCTGCCCGTAGCGCACTCATCCAAGCCGACTTCCGACACTAATGTGGCATTATACTTCACTATGCGAAGAGATCTGACTCGAACAGAAAAATGTGCAAATCATGCAAATTAGCACTAGCTGTACTGCGGTACAGCGCGGCTACAACGCATTCCTTTAGAGATGGTAAATAAGATGCTTACATGTTGACATGAACATAACATGTTGATATGTTAAAGTTCTCTGTTTAACAGGACGCGGACAAATGTAAAGACAAGGAGAAAAGCAAAGAGCACAAGAAGCCGAAAGAGCACAAGAAGCCGAAAGAGCACAAGAAGCCGAAAGAGCACAAGAAGCCCAAAGAGCACAAGAAGCCGAAAGAGCACAAGGGGCATGGAGGACACggttcctcatcctcctccagTGATGATGATTAGGTAAAAAACCTTCAACCTCTGATATCATCATCAATAAGTCTATGATGCATCAATTCCCAAGTGCTAGCATTTGATGAAAGATGTGTGTACTAGCTGCTAGCATAAACACTTTGTTTGAAGTGGAACAAGGAAGAGCTATATTTAGCAGCTAGCTATGCTATAAATGAAGAGATCTGCTAGCTAAGGATTTAATTGCCTATTTGTACAgcataacatttaataaagtcTGACCGAGCGCACAAAGATGCTAAACACCGGTACCAACAGCATGACAAACCTTTTGCTCACTAACGTTGTTAAACATGGGTCAATTCTTGCTAGCTAGCTGTATTTACcacacaggggggaaaaaatcagttACTTTgtgatggaaaccattagatTTTCCCTGTAGGAGTTTAGAGTTTCGTTAGCTTGTACTTATGTTGTGATTTGCTAGTTACTAATATAGCTTGGCTTTACAAATATAGCATAGCTAGCTCGCAAATGGCACAAAATACAGGCTGGAAACTCCTGCACATGACTTTAATGACATGTTTATTATGTGTTATTAAAGTATATTTCACTTGCCATTTCCGATCTGAGTGAAAGTGTTAGCTGTAAACACACAGAGGCTATCGTACATGCTAACTGCATCACTTGTTTACCTCATGGTATTCCAATATGGACTTCaataagtatttcagtaagtaagttttatttgtaaagcaaCTAAATGCTACGAACATAACATTTGTCAGTAATGTAGCATAGCTAGCATAGTAAACGAAAGCTGTAATTAGCACACAGATCTAAACTTAGAATTTAGTCATGCTTTTGAGAGCATTTTAGTGACACATCCTGCACCTCGTTTGTGTTTAGCTTGTATGCTAACTACTACCTGTGTAGGTTGAGGAAAGGGTCTTAGGGAAATTCAGCTAAACAACACCGCCTCAGGTTCTTCCTGATGTAGCCACTGTTAGCATCCGAAATAAAGAAGGAGTTTCATTGCTTTTGTTCATCTTTAATTAGTATTTCATTCTCTTTATCAGATAAAACAGAAAGGAGATGTTTGTAAGGGTCCAAAGCACCAGTGGAGTGTTTGTCGTCTATAATTAGCGCAGGCGTGTCCTGATGTAAAGATAAAGATGTTGTAAAGGTCAGACTGGAATGTGGCGTGATTGAGGAAGGAACGAGTCTAACGTCTGAAATCTGAGCTGAAGACGCTCTGAGCGATTGACGTGGACAGCTTCGTAAAGGAGACGCGCTcgtttttgtgttttgaaaGTTGAGATGAGTTCCTGCATTGGCGTTGCTGATTTATCAGACATTATACACACTGAACTTTTAAATCTCTGAATTTTTGAACAACCTTCAGTAATAGTGTGAACCTGGCAAACCGTGTCAGTGACCGTAAGCACTACAAATTTGACTACAAATTACTTTTgtaaaaaatgtgattttagctgtgtgtgtgtgtgcagggggGCGGGGCGGGTGTTCTCAACTCAGCACTGAAATTTAGCCACTAGATGTCAATGTTAGACAGCACTGATGAGTTCTTACCGCTGAGCAGTACTCAGATTTACTAAAACCAAGATGaatacttatttttattattattaggggccaagctCTCTTCAGCATCGAAACAAACATGCTTTCTCTGTGTGGCGCATTCTGACAAGTGACGAGCTTCAGTTCGAAAGGTCCTGGGTTCGTTTTCCGTCTGGTGCCAGGTCTTAAAAGTGTCTGTAATCTCGCGTCATTCGGTTCCTTTCTTTTGTTGCTCAGAATTGCAGTAACCTTTCCACCTCTTGGCATGTGAATACATGcctctgttctgttcatttcctgttcaatcttattctcagctgtgcttctgaacccatcttttattcattcacgTATACTCTGTTTCTCCTCTTCGTGTTCTTCAGGCTCTGCATTATGCTTGCTACGCCTTTGGGGCTTGACCCCATTAACCGCTGCtttcagctatatttattattattattattattattattattgttattattgttatttatttaacacatttaagaAATACTTTGTCACTGATCTTAAAATGGTTCATTGTTTTATGTTCTATTCCATTATTCcttgttattttttatgtaattcatattattatattattattattattgaaattaattatatatcattaatgttacataataataataataataataataataataataatagtggttagcacgttaaCCTTGCACCTccatggttgggggttcaacTCCTggctccgccctgtgtgcatgttctccccgtgcttcaggggtttcctccccgctccaaacacatgcgttgtaggcagattggcgtttccaaaatTGTCCGTCATATGCGAGTACGTGtgcacgattgtgccctgtgattgcccccccccccccccccccaatccaggatgtcccccaccttgtgccctgggagaggctccataaaacattaataataataaggatgtCTAATATCTGAccttattttctgtattttaggAACACAACTGGACTGAAGAaggaatttctttctttctttcttttctcccaaTATAATAATTCCTGTTGTGAAGCTGTTTCTAATCGTAATGttgtaattaaaaacaataaatacatctaaaataattattttaaaagtctCTCTTtactttgtattattttttttttttttttttttttttgctcctgcAGTACTACAAAGACAACAGGACTTTTCTAACATTTGTATTAGCGGTGCTGTGTAAAAGTATTTGCACCCTTCTTCCCTCTGTTGATAACTGTGTCAGTGTGCACTTCTCTGTTTGTCCGCATGGTGGAGACATTCTACCTTTTTATACACAGAAGGCAGagcgacaaaaaaaaaaaaaaaaaaaagcacacatcCAAAATGTGCACCGAGACTAAATATCGCACATTTAACTCGGTTGGAGGATTATTATTCAAGAACACATCAAACATGTTTTAATTATGTCAATTATTTTGACCTTACTGTTCCGTACTTCAATCAAACGCTCTGTGTTGCAGTGGGATGAATAAAGGCTCGTTGATGATTGTCTCGCGTTGTGCTCTGAAATCCAGAGCTCTCCAATTATTTGTGCGTTTAATTAACCTGAAAGCGGTGATTTTTAAGAGTTTGAGGAATCCGGCTTACAGGACGACGCCTGAGAAGATGGCGCTCGATGAGAGCTAGCATTGACACGATCGGGTCGTTCTCAGGAGTGGGCGCCATTGTGTGCCTGaccgttttaagaaaaaatattttaaaatgttttcatttcatctgAGCCGGCTGAAATACGGTCGTTCACGGAAGTCGTTCACGCTGATGAGACCTACTGGCTCTGACTTCACTGATAAGATACGAGTCTTATGATGTCGAAAGTGTACGGAAGTTTAGTAAGGGATAAGGTAAGGGTGCTGTCTGTCCGGTACGCTCTATACTTTAGCAATAGAACCTTTcttaaaggggacctattatgcaaaattcacatttacatggtgtttgaacataaatgtgtgtcgACAGTTTGTGTACACAACCAGTCTACAgtggtaaaaatccacccactcctttttatttttatttttattcccgataaataataaacagtgtctcaaaatgagccGTTTTCATTTTCACACTAACGTGATGTCACGTTGGAACGAGCCCCGCCCCCAGGGACCACCCTATTAGCATAGCTCCTCCCCTGAgctgagtgagctgcacacgGTGTGCCATGTTCTCCACGCAGGAGCAGCTACGGCAATGAGAAGAACGTCTCCGCTCCGTAAGTGTTCTGTCGTTGAGTGTAAAAATGAACGCGAGTCTTCGTCCGGGCCACCGGAGACGCAGTGGAGAGGTTATCATGTGGAAGGAAATGTTCAACAAAAGACCGCGCCATCGCGGTCTCGCCAATTAGTTGGTTTTCCGAAAAAAACGAGCACGAATTACGCACATCGCATCGCAAATTTCGAAAAAAGCCACAAAATGAACCGTTTTTGGCCGCAGcgatcacagaaaaaaaaaactcggcgGCGTTCTGCACGGACTGATTTTCGGACgtgttctttttttatgttgGAAACCTGTGACCAGTGCTATCTGAAGAACTTCTGGAGACCTGAGACGTTCTCTATTCCTGGAGGGTCTGTGAAGATGAAACCCCTTGGGATGACCTGTGTTCTATCGCAGTGTTTGTACAGTGTGGAAACCCCAGCTCTGGGTATCGCGGGGCTCTGTGATGGAGGGTTGTAGGTGCGTGTGGGATTCATggctcttttttattatttgaattgTTAGCAGGTAAGTCCCATTATTTTGAGTTtttcgttgtgtgtgtgtgtgtgtgtgtgtgtgtgtgtgtgtacgttttTGTCCGGTTTCCCGAGCTCTTGGTTTGTGATCggactgttgtggataaaaatgacatgaaataaacacgagggagactgagtatgagtaaaaatgtaattttattggtaattcacaggacgggtgggtgcgtagtctggaggagagtaagagggggaagaaaatggggtgcgtcctggggacatggggaaatcagggtgggtgaagtgaacggaccactgagagtcgggcggactggtgggtgagaagagggacggatggtcggggcccggatcagagaagacaacatcatcctcggattggaagctagaggggggttctggttctgactgtgtagaggcgtcaacacgcacgttcgtggggcagattctgtaccgaagaagaggggggaaccccgggtCTCTATTCTTacggggggtgctgcgaagatagttaagtagcatcatgatatcagccgtgagatgcacaagctggtaatgagtgtccagatccaggtccaaatccagatccaggtccagtaacggagagagaggggactgacgacgggcaccg is a genomic window containing:
- the LOC108278360 gene encoding putative uncharacterized protein DDB_G0292636, with product MDFDLTAAVDKDEVKKSEAKEVEGIFGFGKKDKDKDADKCKDKEKSKEHKKPKEHKKPKEHKKPKEHKKPKEHKKPKEHKGHGGHGSSSSSSDDD